From Watersipora subatra chromosome 2, tzWatSuba1.1, whole genome shotgun sequence, one genomic window encodes:
- the LOC137387119 gene encoding membrane-spanning 4-domains subfamily A member 12-like isoform X1, whose translation MGFIVSVSITLFPVGNKVGIIAQYTQTRCQAVLKDCYWSVTSGPLTITMEHPPQMQQPQQPLQQPPQQSLQPQYAAQPGVTVVTQNPPGEGYKLKAAALKQLKGLSVTQVVMGAFCILFGIILIPVELSTYNAWISVIGYGIWSGVYFVLVGGIGLGAVKHNTGGWITSTMVLNIISSALFFLPLISMASTGVGLNASARCGGYYYYISCSATKAALALNILLVLISLAELVITIWSAVLCCGAVCSCCLPTRSNHYVQYAAPALQTQQQYVVYPGTVPAYQVNMGGYQVTTAGQVPTAPTLVHQQPPVGYSSQPQQPPAYYDIGQTTPHQNFQPANYPNNPK comes from the exons ATGGGATTCATTGTCTCTGTATCGATAACACTGTTTCCGGTTGGCAACAAAGTTGGAATTATAGCACAATACACACAAACTAGGTGTCAGGCGGTACTAAAAGATTGCTATTGGAG TGTTACTTCTGGACCTTTAACGATCACAATGGAGCATCCACCGCAAATGCAGCAGCCACaacaaccactacagcaaccaCCACAACAGTCCCTACAGCCACAGTATGCTGCACAACCTGGTGTTACAGTTGTAACACAGAATCCTCCAGGAGAAGGTTATAAACTGAAGGCAGCAGCCCTAAAACAGTTGAAGGG GTTGTCAGTCACTCAAGTAGTAATGGGagcattttgtattttattcggAATCATTCTCATACCTGTTGAACTCAGCACATATAATGCCTGGATTTCTGTCATTGGTTATGGCATTTGGAGTGGAGTCTAC TTTGTTCTGGTTGGAGGAATTGGGCTCGGTGCTGTCAAGCACAACACTGGAGGCTGG ATCACTTCCACTATGGTTCTTAACATCATCAGCTCCGCTTTATTCTTTTTACCACTGATTTCGATGGCTTCCACTGGTGTTGGTCTTAATGCTTCTGCTCGCTGTGGAGGTTACTACTACTACATATCTTGCTCA GCAACAAAGGCTGCTTTGGCCTTGAACATCCTTTTGGTTCTGATCTCTCTTGCGGAGTTGGTGATCACGATATGGAGTGCCGTACTCTGTTGTGGAGCTGTCTGTAGTTGCTGCCTTCCAACTCGCTCAAACCATTATGTGCAGTACGCTGCCCCTGCTCTCCAAACTCAACAGCAGTATGTGGTTTACCCCGGAACAGTTCCAGCTTATCAAGTCAACATGGGTGGCTATCAAGTCACAACAGCTGGTCAAGTTCCAACAG CTCCAACACTGGTACATCAGCAGCCACCGGTTGGTTATAGTTCTCAGCCACAGCAACCTCCTGCATACTATGATATTGGACAGACAACTCCTCACCAGAATTTCCAACCTGCCAACTACCCCAACAATCCTAAATAA
- the LOC137387119 gene encoding membrane-spanning 4-domains subfamily A member 12-like isoform X2, producing the protein MEHPPQMQQPQQPLQQPPQQSLQPQYAAQPGVTVVTQNPPGEGYKLKAAALKQLKGLSVTQVVMGAFCILFGIILIPVELSTYNAWISVIGYGIWSGVYFVLVGGIGLGAVKHNTGGWITSTMVLNIISSALFFLPLISMASTGVGLNASARCGGYYYYISCSATKAALALNILLVLISLAELVITIWSAVLCCGAVCSCCLPTRSNHYVQYAAPALQTQQQYVVYPGTVPAYQVNMGGYQVTTAGQVPTAPTLVHQQPPVGYSSQPQQPPAYYDIGQTTPHQNFQPANYPNNPK; encoded by the exons ATGGAGCATCCACCGCAAATGCAGCAGCCACaacaaccactacagcaaccaCCACAACAGTCCCTACAGCCACAGTATGCTGCACAACCTGGTGTTACAGTTGTAACACAGAATCCTCCAGGAGAAGGTTATAAACTGAAGGCAGCAGCCCTAAAACAGTTGAAGGG GTTGTCAGTCACTCAAGTAGTAATGGGagcattttgtattttattcggAATCATTCTCATACCTGTTGAACTCAGCACATATAATGCCTGGATTTCTGTCATTGGTTATGGCATTTGGAGTGGAGTCTAC TTTGTTCTGGTTGGAGGAATTGGGCTCGGTGCTGTCAAGCACAACACTGGAGGCTGG ATCACTTCCACTATGGTTCTTAACATCATCAGCTCCGCTTTATTCTTTTTACCACTGATTTCGATGGCTTCCACTGGTGTTGGTCTTAATGCTTCTGCTCGCTGTGGAGGTTACTACTACTACATATCTTGCTCA GCAACAAAGGCTGCTTTGGCCTTGAACATCCTTTTGGTTCTGATCTCTCTTGCGGAGTTGGTGATCACGATATGGAGTGCCGTACTCTGTTGTGGAGCTGTCTGTAGTTGCTGCCTTCCAACTCGCTCAAACCATTATGTGCAGTACGCTGCCCCTGCTCTCCAAACTCAACAGCAGTATGTGGTTTACCCCGGAACAGTTCCAGCTTATCAAGTCAACATGGGTGGCTATCAAGTCACAACAGCTGGTCAAGTTCCAACAG CTCCAACACTGGTACATCAGCAGCCACCGGTTGGTTATAGTTCTCAGCCACAGCAACCTCCTGCATACTATGATATTGGACAGACAACTCCTCACCAGAATTTCCAACCTGCCAACTACCCCAACAATCCTAAATAA